CGGCGATCGCGCGGGCGACGCGCAACGCGCTGCTGGCGAACCTCAGCCGCCACCTGCGCGCGCAGGTCAGCCTCGGCTTCGAGGCGGAGCCGTATTCGACCAGCATCCGCGAGCGTGCGATCGGACAGCACGACGAGCTCGTCCGCGCGATCGTCGAGCGACGGCCGCAGAATGCCGCCGACCTCGCGGGCGAGCACTTCTCGCTCACCGAGGATGCGATTCGCAAGCTGCTCGGGCGGGTGCGCACATGAGCGCGCGCACCCGCTACGCCCTGGAACGGCTGCTGCTGACCATCCCGACGCTGCTCGCGATGAGCCTGTTCGTGTTCCTGCTGATCAGGCTCGTCCCCGGCGACCCGGTGCGCACGATGCTCGGCTTCCGGGCGACTCCGGCGAACGTGGCCACGATCCGCCATCAGCTGCATCTCGACGAGCCGCTGCCGACGCAGTACATCGCCTGGATGGGCGCCCTGCTGCACGGCGACCTGGGCCGGGACTACATCAGCCACGCCCCGCTCTCGCAGCTGCTCGGCGAGGCGCTGCCGGTCACGCTCGAGCTGACGCTGCTCGCGATGGCGCTCGCCCTGGCGGTCGGCCTGCCGCTCGGCGTGCTGGCGGCGACCGGCCGCGGCCCGGTGCGACGGCTGACCGACGGCTTCGTCATCGCGGGCGTCAGCATCCCCGATTTCTGGCTCGGCACGCTGCTCGTGCTCCTGTTCGCGGCGACCCTCGAGTGGCTGCCCCCGTCCGGGTACGTCCCGTTCACATCGGATCCGGTCGCGAACCTGCGCTACATGGCGCTGCCCGTGCTGACGCTGGCCGTCGGCGAGGCCGCCTACATCCTCCGCACAACGCGCGGGACGATGGAGGAGACCCTCGGCGCCCCGTTCGTGACCTTCCTGCGGGCGAAGGGGCTGCCGGAACGGGCGATCGTGTTCCGCCACGCCCTGCGAAACGCCTCGGTGCCGATCGTCACGGTCGTCGGCATCCAGTTCGGCGTCCTGCTCGGCGGCGCGATCGTGATCGAGACGCTCTTCGGCCTGCCCGGCGTCGGCCGGCTCACGGTCACGGCGATCAACCAGCGCAACTACACCGTCGTGCAGGGCTCGGTGCTCGTGATCGCGACGATGTTCATCCTCGTCAACCTGGCCACCGACCTGCTCTACGGCTGGCTCGACCCGCGCATCGACGAGGTCGTGGAGCGATGAGCGCCGTCGCGACCGCGGTGCGCTCGGTGACGGTCCGCGGCAATCGCCGCACACGGGCCGGGGCGGCGATCCTCGTCACGCTCATCCTGATCGCGCTCCTCGCGCCCGTGCTCGCGCCGCACGATCCGAACGCGATCGATCCCAGCCGGATCCTGGCCGGCCCCGACCTCTCGCACCCCTTCGGGTCGGATGCGCTCGGCCGCGACGTGTTCTCGCGCGTGCTGTTCGCCTACCGGGTGTCGCTCGCGGTCGCCATCGGCTCGGTGCTCCTGGCGCTGGCCGTCGGCATCCCGCTGGGGCTCATCGCGGGCTACTTCGGCGGCCCCCTCGACTCGCTGCTGATGCGCCCCGTCGACCTCCTGCTCGCGCTGCCCGCGCTGCTGCTGGCGCTCTCGCTCATCTCGGTCATCGGCCCCGGCACCTGGGTCGCGCTGTTCGCGATCGCCGTGATCTACCTGCCGATCATGGCCCGGGTGGTGCGCAGCTCGGTGCTGCGGGTCGTGAACGAGGAGTACGTCGCCGGCGCCGGCGCCCGGGGCGTCTCGCGCATGGGCGTCATGGTGCGCCACGTCCTGCCCAACTCGCTGGGCCCGTCGCTCGTCCAGGCGAGCGTGCTCATGGGCTTTGCGATCCAAATCGAGGCGGCGCTCTCGTTCCTCGGCCTCGGGGCGCAGCCGCCGACGCCGTCGCTCGGGCTCATGCTGGCCGACGGCTACCAGGTGCTGCAGCAGGCGCCGTGGGCGGACATCTTCCCCGGCCTCGCGATCGCGATCGCGGTGCTCGGCTTCATCCTGATCGGCGACGGGATGCGGGCGCACT
The window above is part of the Gaiellales bacterium genome. Proteins encoded here:
- a CDS encoding ABC transporter permease codes for the protein MSAVATAVRSVTVRGNRRTRAGAAILVTLILIALLAPVLAPHDPNAIDPSRILAGPDLSHPFGSDALGRDVFSRVLFAYRVSLAVAIGSVLLALAVGIPLGLIAGYFGGPLDSLLMRPVDLLLALPALLLALSLISVIGPGTWVALFAIAVIYLPIMARVVRSSVLRVVNEEYVAGAGARGVSRMGVMVRHVLPNSLGPSLVQASVLMGFAIQIEAALSFLGLGAQPPTPSLGLMLADGYQVLQQAPWADIFPGLAIAIAVLGFILIGDGMRAHFDPHGVSR
- a CDS encoding ABC transporter permease, whose amino-acid sequence is MSARTRYALERLLLTIPTLLAMSLFVFLLIRLVPGDPVRTMLGFRATPANVATIRHQLHLDEPLPTQYIAWMGALLHGDLGRDYISHAPLSQLLGEALPVTLELTLLAMALALAVGLPLGVLAATGRGPVRRLTDGFVIAGVSIPDFWLGTLLVLLFAATLEWLPPSGYVPFTSDPVANLRYMALPVLTLAVGEAAYILRTTRGTMEETLGAPFVTFLRAKGLPERAIVFRHALRNASVPIVTVVGIQFGVLLGGAIVIETLFGLPGVGRLTVTAINQRNYTVVQGSVLVIATMFILVNLATDLLYGWLDPRIDEVVER